Proteins encoded within one genomic window of Bemisia tabaci chromosome 2, PGI_BMITA_v3:
- the mRpL44 gene encoding large ribosomal subunit protein mL44 yields the protein MSIFLRQVIVAASPQLHRYQAVSCRNTHSWLRATLQLLKRRKDKQDFFYKGPPRVPNHRNTYLEWNYASEVYSFGKRLGENLDGDLLRQALIDRSYILQETDKLKAVGIEDPKFGQDNSEMANEGENLMSDFIISYLRVAFPRLPEEGICAIRDHLMEEETLAEIANLLGTSEIIMCKDHPVENGTLAKTLKAVVACVSRSSGLSRAKLFIRDLILPKLAGKDVSSIWWLEDPLTPLKTILKNEGRPDPEPRLIGESAKNTMFANFRVGLYVNKELLSTGSGETISTACEIAAHNALRSMFGITEKDRAFPLYFDVDKIPSSSKNPSLVNWSSKLFSQQDTKRIASSA from the exons ATGTCTATATTTCTTAGGCAAGTAATCGTCGCAGCTTCTCCTCAGCTACACCGCTATCAAGCAG TAAGTTGCAGAAACACACACAGTTGGCTGCGCGCTACGTTGCAGCTACTCAAAAGAAGGAAAGATAAgcaggattttttttacaaaggacCACCCCGTGTCCCTAATCACCGAAATACCTACCTTGAATG GAATTATGCTTCAGAAGTTTACTCTTTTGGCAAAAGGCTTGGAGAAAACTTGGATGGTGACTTGCTACGTCAAGCATTAATTGACCGTTCATACATTCTGCAAGAAACAGATAAACTAAAAGCAGTCGGAATTGAAGACCCTAAGTTTGGACAGGATAACTCAGAAATGGcaaatgaaggagaaaatttGATGTCAGATTTCATCATCTCATATCTCAGAGTTGCTTTTCCTAGATTACCAGAAGAAGGAATATG TGCAATTCGTGACCATTTGATGGAAGAGGAAACACTTGCAGAGATCGCAAATTTACTAGGAACCTCAGAAATTATTATGTGCAAG GATCACCCAGTTGAAAATGGAACCCTAGCCAAGACACTGAAAGCAGTAGTTGCCTGTGTTTCCAGAAGCTCTGGTTTGTCAAGAGCAAAATTGTTCATTAGAGATTTGATTCTGCCAAAACTGGCTGGAAAAGATGTCAGCAGCATCTGGTGGCTCGAAGACCCTCTAACACCCTTAAAAACCATACTGAAAAACGAGGGACGACCAGACCCTGAGCCGAGACTTATCGGTGAATCTGCAAAAAACACCATGTTTGCCAATTTCCGTGTTGGTCTGTACGTGAATAAAGAGTTACTCTCAACTG GTTCTGGTGAAACTATAAGCACAGCTTGCGAAATAGCTGCTCATAATGCTTTGCGGAGTATGTTTGGGATCACTGAAAAAGATCGAGCCTTTCCTTTGTATTTTGACGTTGACAAAATTCCTTCATCAAGCAAGAATCCAAGCTTAGTAAATTGGAGTTCCAAACTATTCTCACAACAAGATACCAAAAGGATAGCCAGCTCTGCTTAG